The window GGTTGCAACCCTTCAACAGAAAGCATGGAAAATAATTTCTTTGCATCTTTCAACCTCACAGCTTTGCACATCCCATCCATTAGAatactatatataaatatgtctGGCTTCAACTTGCACTTCTTCATTTCATGTAGTAGGTCCAAGACAACATCAAAATTCTTAAGTTTACAGAAGCCGTGTAACAAAGTTGAGTATCCTATTACATCTAGAATATAACCACGAGCACGTATGTCTTTAAAAAACTTCATAGCTTCCCCAGGACTTCTTGTATAGCATAAGCCACGTATAAGAGCATTATAAGTATAGTTGTTAGGAGTTAAACCTCTACAAAGCATTTCATCAAGAAGTTGTTCTGCCTCATCCATCATTCTCCATTTACAATACCAATGAATCAATATGTTATATGTTCGAACATTAGGATTACAACCCTTTCTGATCATAACATTAAACACATTCCTAGCTTGATTCATTTGCCTATCCAGACAACATCCATCTATCAACGAGTTGTAAGTAATAACATTGGGCTCCATACCCCTGTGAATGATTGTTCCAACCACAGATTGAGCCTTATCCACCATTCCTTCTTTACCAAATTCATCAACCAAGATGTTGAAGGTAATTATAGTTGGTGCTATGTTTTGATCCAACATTTCATTGAATAACATAGAAGCTTTCCCCCACTGATCCGAATAGCATAAACATTGAATTAAAGAATTGTAGGTAACAACATTTGGTAAAATTCCTTCACTTCTAATCTTTGAGAACAGGTGAAATGCTTCCTCAAGGAGACCATACTTGCAAAGACTATCAATAATAGAATTGTATGTCACCACATTAGGCTCACAACCTCTCTGAACCATTTTCTCAAGCAAACCAAATGTCACGTTGAATTTTCCCATTTTAGATACACAATTGACAATCACATTATAAGTCCGTACATTAGGTTGATATCCTAAGGAAACTATATTGTCAAAACAATTTACTGCTTCCATAAGGTTGTCCTGTTTACATAACCCATTAATCAAGGTATTAAAGGTTATAATGTCAGGCTCCAAACCAAGTTTgaacattttccccaaaacagaGAACCCAAAATCCACATGGTGTAAGCGGCAGAagcaattaattaaaatattagcTTTATAAGCATCAGTTGAAATTCCCATAAACTCCATCTGGTTGGAGAAAGAAAGGACAGTCTGGAAATGTTTCATTTTAACTAATGCAGATAATAATTTGTTAAATTGAATAACAGAAGGGGGTGGATTCATACGAAGCATATGATTGAAGGAAGAAATGAGATCTTTAAAGGTTTTAATTGGGTTTGCAGTTGGAGAGGTGGAATAAGGAGTATGAAGAAGAGAAAATGAATTAGCAGAAAAAGGCATTACctcatgaagatgaagaagagatgAAAACGCAGAGAGAAGGCGTATGCTGTTGCAGCTTCTTCTTAGCATCGTGGATCTAAGGTTAGGGTTTAGGAAATTGAAAGTGACGGAAAGAAAGATGTGAAATCAAGCAAGCCCTACTTGAGAATTTGGGATAGAAATCGTAAGTTAATTGGCAAGAGTAAATTGCGAAAACATCCCTTAAAAATTGCTACTTGATGATAAGTTTAAGAGTAAATTAACATTTAACCCATAAAGTAGTCTTCATGTACAATTAAGTCTGAAAAGTTAGTAGATATTATCATTTTactccaaatcaaaatttatatatGAATTCAATTTTAAAGTTTGataatatttgacaaattattTCGAATACaatcattttcaatatttaacaaTTTGTCAAATTTGTGCTAATTTATCGGGATAATATCAGTTTTAAATTGAGTTGATATCTAAACTTTATAAGggttaattttaacttttaaattacataatcatatacataaatatgtttttttattcgTTTTGACAATCTGAACTTATATTTGAACATATTACACTTCTAATTTGATCAATTTCGAACCaccattatatttatttattgaaatgtatataataCTTAGATGAAATTACATTAGATATCATATCAATTTAAAGtatgtcaaattagtaaataaGATTATCGAAAATTCAAATTTATACGTGCGataagtccaaatataagttgGAAATATCAGACAGAGTAGAGTAAAATTTGACCTTCAATCTATACTTAGGGATGATAACAGAGTAGAGTACTCCATTTATTATTGAAACTACTCGTGCTAGTTTATATTTAGCTTCTTCTAAAGCATTTCAAGTGATTCACTTTAAGcgtcaatttctcattcatcacttgtccgttttgagtttataatatatcatTAAAAAGATCGCATGTCATAGAATACGTttacatatttcaagttattctaaattCTATTTATCCATTATGTATTTAAGtctcaagttgacaaaaaataacaaaccaaaagttgttcataatttgttttggatatatataatttataaaaataattttaaattgattatatatatttaatatatataaatattatttatttatttatttattatgtcatccggttcgaccaatccgagccatccggtccgaccaagtgacccgtgacccagtcaccaatccggtttgatgtccggtccggttctgataacattgcacAAAAAGACACAAAGAGAGCAACACCTTTCACACAACATAAGGGATTTAGCAGACCATCATAACAAGTAACTGCAGTAACAGTAATGGAGTATATGTTTAGCAAATTCAACACTATACCAATAAACCCTATACTTTTCTCATATTTGAAAGAAACTTCAACAACTCATCAAATTACATTCactaaaactaaaacaaaagaaatacaCTTTCAGTAATGACATCATTCTTGCTAGATAGATCCATTATCAAAGCTAGTGTGGTGTTATCTCCTGAAAAGCCATGATCGCGCATTTCATGAATAAGCTCTATTGCCTTGGACAGTTTCTTCTGTCGAAGAAATTCTTGAATAATCACATTATAAGAGCAACTATCCGGTGAACATCCATTTTCTTTCATTTCCCTAAAGACATTGTATGCTTCATCTAGTAATCCTTCTCTACAAAGTCCACTAATTATTATGGTATATATACGAACGTTAGGTTGCAACCCTTCAACATAAAGTAGGGAAAATAATTTCTTTGCATCTTTCAACCTCCCAGCTTTGCACATTCCATCTATTAGAATACGACATACATATATGTCAGGCTTCAACTTGCACTTCTTCATTTCATATAGTAGCCCTAAGGCAACATCAAAATTCTTCTGTTCACAGAAGCCGTGTAGTAAAATTGAGTAACCAACTACATCTGGAAGATAGCCGCCTAAGCACAAGTTGTTAAAAAACTTCAGAGCTTCCCCAAGACTTCTTGTATGGCATAAGCCACCTATAAAAGCATTATAAGTATAGTTGTTAGAAGTTAAACCTCTACAAAGCATTTCATCAAAAAGTTGTTCTGCCTCATCCATCATTCTCCATTTACAATACCAATAAATCAATATGCTATAAGTTCGAACATTAGGATTACAACCCTTTCTCATCATCACACTAAATACTTTCCTAGCTTGATGCAATTGCCTATCCAGACAACATCCATCTATCAATGAGTTGTAAGTAACAACATTGGGCTCCATACCCCTCTGAATGATTGTTCCAACCATAGATCTAGCCTTATCCACCATTCCTTCTTTACCAAATTCATCAACCAAAATGTTGAAGGTAATTGTAGTTGGTGCTATGTTTTGATCCAACATTTCATTGAACAACATATAAGCTTTCCCCCACTGATCCGAATAGCATAAACATTGAATTAAAGAATTGTAGGTAATAACATCAGGTAAAATTCCTTTACTTCTAATCTTTGAGAATAAGTGAAATGCTTCCTTAAGGAGACCATACTTGCAAAGACTATCAATTATAGAATTGTAAGTCACCACATCAGGCTCACAACCTCTCTCAACCATTTTCTCAAGCAAACCAAATACCACATTGAATTTTCCCAATTTAGATAGAGAATCAACAATCACATTGTATGTATGTGTATCAGGTTGATATCCTAAGGCAACTATATTATCAAAACAGTTTACGGCTTCAACAAGACTTCCGTGTTTACAAAGCCCATTAATCAAAGTATTAAAGGTTACAATGTCAGGCTCTAAACCAAGTTTGAACATCTTCCCCCAAAACAGAGAACCCAAAATCTACACAGTGTAAATGGCAGAAGCAATTAATGACAATAGAAGCAATATAATTATCAGGATAAATTCCAACAACCTCCATCTGGttagagaaagaaagaacagtTTGAAAATGTTTCATTTTAACTAATGCAGATAATAATTTGGTGAATTGAATAAGAGAAGGGGGTGGATTGATACGAAGCATATGATTGAAGGAAGAAATGAGATGATGAAAGGTTTTAGTTGCAGATGTGGAATAAGGAGTATGAAGAAGAGAAAATGAATTAGAAGAAAAAGGCATTACCAGATGAAGATGAGATGAAAACAAAGAGAGAAGGCGTATGCTACTGCTTCTCCTCATAAGCATCGTGGAAATTGAAGCTTTATGTGTTGAGAAAAGAGAAATCATATTATGGTGTTCATGGAGAGTTATAGGTTGTTGAAAACATCCTAATTATGTGAGCTACCTATAACTTGTTCATTCTGTATTTCTTGTTAATTACAAGAAATATTTATCCAATTTCTTAggaaatcaaataataaatagGGAGGAGAATTTTTGTGTTCTTGGGCAGTTCAATTTAGTTGTATCGTATGCTACATCGACATTCCTGT is drawn from Euphorbia lathyris chromosome 9, ddEupLath1.1, whole genome shotgun sequence and contains these coding sequences:
- the LOC136205318 gene encoding pentatricopeptide repeat-containing protein At1g63330-like encodes the protein MLRRSCNSIRLLSAFSSLLHLHEVMPFSANSFSLLHTPYSTSPTANPIKTFKDLISSFNHMLRMNPPPSVIQFNKLLSALVKMKHFQTVLSFSNQMEFMGISTDAYKANILINCFCRLHHVDFGFSVLGKMFKLGLEPDIITFNTLINGLCKQDNLMEAVNCFDNIVSLGYQPNVRTYNVIVNCVSKMGKFNVTFGLLEKMVQRGCEPNVVTYNSIIDSLCKYGLLEEAFHLFSKIRSEGILPNVVTYNSLIQCLCYSDQWGKASMLFNEMLDQNIAPTIITFNILVDEFGKEGMVDKAQSVVGTIIHRGMEPNVITYNSLIDGCCLDRQMNQARNVFNVMIRKGCNPNVRTYNILIHWYCKWRMMDEAEQLLDEMLCRGLTPNNYTYNALIRGLCYTRSPGEAMKFFKDIRARGYILDVIGYSTLLHGFCKLKNFDVVLDLLHEMKKCKLKPDIFIYSILMDGMCKAVRLKDAKKLFSMLSVEGLQPDVYTYTIIISGLCREGLLDEAYNVLRKMEENGCSPDSCSYNVIIQGFLRHKKLSKAIELIHEMRDHGFSADNTTLALIMDLSCKNDVMLNNL